From the genome of Lotus japonicus ecotype B-129 chromosome 6, LjGifu_v1.2, one region includes:
- the LOC130724580 gene encoding SAGA-associated factor 11 — protein sequence MSAPNEESPSSHSQLSSQFFSDLLDSIIVDVASECHRVARLGLDSNLEEEDEELKLSAQARVRVADPSNNNEANGKYLVDIFGQTHPPVADEIFECMNCGRSIMAGRFAPHLEKCMGKGRKARLKVTRSSTATQKRYSRGIPASRYSSYSNHSSNSINRSANGSSSFAGEGHSNGTSEP from the exons ATGTCAGCTCCTAATGAGGAAAGCCCATCATCACATTCCCAG CTTTCGTCTCAATTTTTCTCAGATCTTCTTGATTCCATTATAGTTGATGTGGCATCGGAGTGTCACAGGGTAGCCAGGCTTGGGCTTGATTCTaatttggaagaagaagatgaagaattgaAGTTGTCAGCTCAAGCAAGGGTTAGGGTAGCTGATCCTAGTAACAATAATGAAGCAAACGGAAAGTACCTGGTTGACATATTCGGACAAACTCATCCTCCTGTAGCAGATGAAATATTTGAGTGCATGAACTGTGGTCGTTCTATCATGGCTGGAAGGTTTGCTCCTCACTTAGAGAAGTGCATGGGCAAG GGTAGGAAGGCTCGTCTGAAAGTGACAAGAAGCAGCACAGCCACGCAGAAGCGGTACTCACGAGGCATTCCTGCTTCTAGATATTCCTCATATTCAAATCACTCTAGCAATAGCATAAACCGGTCGGCAAATGGATCCTCTTCATTTGCAGGTGAGGGGCACTCAAATGGGACATCTGAGCCATGA